In one window of Pueribacillus theae DNA:
- the aceA gene encoding isocitrate lyase, giving the protein MAIDPQEVRELEESWANDERWRGIERPYSAEDVLKLRGSVKIEYTLARMGAERLWDLINNEPFVRSLGALTGNQAVQQVKAGLKAIYLSGWQVAADANLAGQMYPDQSLYPANSVPAVVKRINQALQRADQIEHLEGKDDRYWFAPIVADAEAGFGGRLNVFELMKAMIEAGAAGVHFEDQLASEKKCGHLGGKVLIPTKSAIQNLVAARLAADVMGVPTIIMARTDANAADLITSDVDEYDHPFIRKGERTEEGFYRTNAGLDQAIARGLAYAPYADLIWCETAEPNLEEARRFAEAIHEKYPNQLLAYNCSPSFNWKAKLSTEEIETFQEEIAKMGYKFQFVTLAGFHALNNSMFELAKGYSERGMGAYSELQQREFANEKYGYEATRHQREVGTGYFDEVAQVVSGGTASTTALAGSTEAEQF; this is encoded by the coding sequence ATGGCAATTGATCCACAAGAAGTAAGAGAATTGGAAGAAAGCTGGGCAAATGACGAACGTTGGAGAGGAATTGAAAGGCCTTATTCTGCAGAGGATGTATTAAAACTAAGAGGGTCTGTCAAAATTGAATATACGCTTGCTAGAATGGGCGCAGAACGTCTATGGGACTTAATCAACAACGAGCCTTTCGTTCGTTCACTTGGTGCCTTGACGGGGAATCAAGCTGTTCAACAAGTGAAAGCTGGCCTTAAAGCCATCTACCTTAGCGGATGGCAAGTTGCGGCTGACGCGAACCTTGCTGGTCAAATGTATCCTGACCAAAGCTTGTATCCTGCAAATTCAGTACCCGCAGTAGTGAAACGCATTAATCAAGCGCTTCAACGTGCAGATCAAATTGAACATCTTGAAGGAAAAGACGACCGTTACTGGTTCGCTCCTATCGTCGCGGATGCAGAAGCAGGTTTCGGTGGACGTCTCAATGTATTTGAATTAATGAAAGCAATGATTGAAGCTGGAGCTGCCGGTGTTCACTTTGAAGACCAATTGGCTTCTGAGAAAAAATGCGGACATCTCGGTGGTAAAGTATTAATTCCGACAAAGAGTGCGATTCAAAACCTGGTTGCAGCTCGTTTGGCTGCTGATGTAATGGGTGTTCCGACGATTATTATGGCTCGTACGGATGCAAATGCTGCCGACCTAATCACTAGTGACGTGGACGAATACGACCATCCATTCATTCGCAAAGGCGAGCGCACAGAAGAAGGTTTCTATCGTACAAATGCCGGCCTTGATCAAGCAATTGCCCGTGGCCTAGCGTATGCACCGTACGCAGACCTTATCTGGTGTGAAACTGCTGAACCAAACCTTGAAGAAGCACGCCGTTTTGCTGAAGCAATTCATGAGAAATATCCGAATCAATTGCTTGCATACAACTGCTCACCTTCCTTTAACTGGAAAGCAAAATTAAGCACGGAAGAAATCGAAACGTTCCAAGAAGAAATTGCGAAAATGGGGTATAAATTCCAGTTCGTAACATTAGCTGGTTTCCATGCATTGAACAATTCAATGTTCGAACTTGCAAAAGGATACAGCGAGCGCGGCATGGGCGCTTACTCCGAGCTTCAACAGCGTGAATTTGCAAATGAAAAATATGGCTACGAGGCTACTCGCCACCAGCGTGAAGTTGGAACTGGCTACTTCGATGAAGTGGCACAAGTTGTTTCAGGTGGAACAGCTTCAACTACTGCGCTTGCAGGTTCAACAGAAGCAGAACAGTTTTAA
- a CDS encoding methyl-accepting chemotaxis protein — MKKLQYKLFLGFIVILLLMTGLGSLSYYNMRASNEDVKRMVSNDLELLVASDNFAQNITERVSVLRAYILYDSSTYRTQYLDLSSQSVKLKKELLDAGARSNEKRAIDDIVKLNDEWSKYVEETVLPTFIMEGRTDKTLELLEKAEPQSVQLTFKLKALAAENQKSMNASGQSILESAANVEKLIISLIACAVIIGMIIAFLTARVIVKPILRVANRLDRVANGDLSGKPLKTKAKDEIGRLVASSNKMVEGLRNLVLNVNQSSEQITASAQELTASSEQSSNATEQIAASSEQMASGAEAQLNSVNEAVVTINQISAGIQQIAANSESVSTIAEEASTSCKDGVGTVNEVVEQMHSIENTVKETAKVIETLGERSNEIGKIVTLITDISDQTSLLALNAAIEAARAGDAGRGFAVVADEVRKLAEQSADSALQITNLIRTIQEETSTAVHSMVEGTEKTVDGLAKTNELSDVFHKIEKSVQDVEARVQEVTTAAEQIAAGSNQMVSSVNVVKEAAEENARTSQDNAAASEEQLAMMEEIASSAQALTRLADEMADMVRTFKL; from the coding sequence ATGAAAAAATTACAATACAAACTGTTTTTGGGCTTTATCGTTATTTTATTGCTCATGACAGGGCTAGGATCTTTGAGCTACTATAATATGCGCGCTTCAAATGAAGATGTAAAAAGGATGGTTTCAAATGACCTAGAACTGCTTGTTGCAAGCGACAATTTTGCACAAAACATTACTGAACGGGTTTCTGTTTTAAGAGCATACATATTATATGACTCAAGCACTTACCGGACCCAGTATTTGGATTTGTCGAGCCAAAGCGTAAAATTGAAAAAGGAACTTCTGGATGCGGGTGCCCGTTCCAATGAAAAGAGGGCAATCGATGACATCGTTAAATTAAATGATGAATGGTCAAAATATGTTGAGGAAACAGTACTTCCAACGTTTATTATGGAAGGCCGTACAGACAAAACATTGGAATTGTTGGAGAAAGCAGAACCACAATCCGTACAGCTTACATTCAAATTAAAAGCGTTGGCTGCTGAAAATCAAAAAAGCATGAATGCCTCTGGACAATCAATTCTTGAAAGTGCTGCAAATGTTGAAAAGTTAATTATCAGTTTAATTGCTTGTGCTGTCATTATTGGAATGATTATCGCTTTTCTAACAGCTCGTGTCATCGTCAAACCAATTTTGCGTGTAGCCAATCGGCTTGACCGGGTGGCAAATGGCGATTTAAGCGGCAAACCTTTAAAAACGAAAGCAAAAGATGAAATTGGACGGCTTGTCGCTTCATCAAATAAGATGGTAGAAGGATTGCGAAATTTAGTACTTAATGTAAACCAATCTTCAGAACAAATCACCGCATCAGCTCAAGAGCTGACAGCAAGTTCTGAGCAATCATCGAATGCAACAGAACAAATCGCTGCTTCAAGCGAACAGATGGCATCTGGTGCAGAAGCACAATTAAACAGTGTAAATGAGGCAGTTGTCACGATTAATCAAATATCCGCAGGCATCCAGCAAATCGCTGCAAACAGCGAATCGGTTTCAACGATTGCGGAAGAGGCCTCGACTTCATGCAAGGACGGGGTTGGCACGGTGAATGAAGTGGTGGAACAAATGCATTCGATTGAAAACACGGTGAAAGAAACGGCAAAAGTCATTGAAACACTTGGGGAGCGCTCAAATGAAATCGGCAAAATTGTGACGCTTATTACTGACATTTCCGATCAGACAAGCTTACTTGCTTTGAACGCGGCCATTGAAGCGGCGAGAGCCGGCGATGCAGGCAGGGGATTTGCGGTCGTTGCAGATGAAGTGCGTAAATTGGCGGAACAATCGGCGGATTCAGCCCTTCAAATTACGAACCTTATCCGCACGATTCAAGAAGAGACATCAACAGCAGTCCATTCTATGGTAGAAGGGACAGAAAAAACAGTAGATGGATTGGCAAAAACAAATGAATTAAGTGATGTTTTCCATAAAATTGAAAAATCTGTCCAAGATGTAGAAGCAAGAGTCCAAGAAGTAACCACGGCTGCCGAGCAAATTGCCGCTGGAAGCAATCAAATGGTAAGCAGCGTGAACGTTGTTAAAGAGGCAGCTGAAGAAAATGCGCGTACAAGCCAAGACAATGCCGCTGCAAGCGAGGAGCAGCTTGCCATGATGGAAGAAATCGCATCGTCCGCCCAAGCTCTAACACGTCTCGCAGATGAAATGGCCGATATGGTAAGAACGTTTAAACTTTGA
- a CDS encoding phytoene desaturase family protein gives MANKEVNKEEALLRYDSIVVGGGLAGLTSAAYLTKRGKKILLLERGNLGGRAITLNVRGYKVNYGAHAIYGRDKSILRLFQQDLGLKIDWRDFTPERAKYDIGNGLTVIPANLKGLFNTKKVKGVDKLKFTFEVFKTILQAHKGDSNTSIQEWMGKKGITEDVANLMLTLASSNFFTSEPENIPSDVFFTYYRRLYKTKKPVAYIAGGWHSLIEEFSRIIEENGGTIKTMEAVESVIFQDREITGVQTKNGNYQAKDFIFCIPPRELVKVFANNEIVNILDKYVNADPSYVFIYDVALKNRIDVPYTYVYDEKNKIFITDISYYDVECVPKEGQLLQAIGYLSNDEIENKEKLDEKLQMIEQFYDKHFPGWREKLVFPRITKKAVAQEIKWKMNQHPMPYSFDKYQNLFFAGDWCEGDGQLSELSFSSAYHSCYLLLQKEYEKV, from the coding sequence GTGGCTAATAAGGAAGTAAACAAGGAAGAGGCATTACTTCGATATGACTCAATTGTTGTTGGCGGTGGATTGGCAGGACTGACTTCAGCGGCTTATTTAACGAAAAGAGGAAAAAAAATTTTATTATTAGAGAGAGGAAATCTAGGCGGTAGAGCAATCACCTTAAATGTGAGAGGATATAAAGTTAATTATGGGGCTCATGCTATCTATGGAAGAGATAAGTCAATTTTAAGATTGTTTCAACAAGACCTTGGTCTTAAAATTGATTGGAGGGATTTTACACCTGAGCGTGCAAAATATGATATCGGAAACGGATTGACAGTTATTCCAGCTAATCTTAAAGGATTATTTAATACAAAAAAAGTTAAAGGGGTAGACAAATTAAAATTTACCTTTGAGGTTTTTAAAACAATATTACAAGCACATAAAGGTGATTCAAATACTTCGATTCAAGAATGGATGGGTAAAAAAGGTATTACAGAAGATGTTGCTAACTTAATGTTAACATTAGCCTCGTCTAACTTTTTTACAAGTGAGCCAGAAAACATTCCTTCCGATGTATTTTTTACTTACTATCGACGCCTTTACAAAACAAAAAAGCCTGTCGCGTATATTGCTGGTGGCTGGCATTCATTAATTGAGGAATTTAGCCGTATCATTGAAGAGAACGGTGGTACAATTAAAACGATGGAAGCAGTTGAATCAGTAATTTTCCAAGACAGGGAAATTACTGGGGTTCAAACAAAAAATGGTAACTACCAAGCGAAAGATTTTATTTTTTGTATTCCACCGCGTGAATTAGTTAAAGTGTTTGCGAATAATGAGATTGTTAATATTTTAGACAAGTATGTTAATGCTGATCCGAGCTATGTCTTTATTTATGATGTTGCTTTAAAAAATCGCATCGATGTACCATACACATATGTTTACGATGAAAAAAATAAAATTTTTATAACAGATATATCTTATTACGATGTGGAATGTGTCCCGAAAGAAGGACAACTTCTCCAAGCAATTGGATACCTTAGTAATGATGAGATTGAAAATAAAGAGAAATTGGATGAAAAACTACAGATGATAGAACAATTTTATGATAAGCATTTTCCAGGTTGGCGTGAAAAACTTGTTTTTCCTCGCATTACAAAGAAAGCAGTTGCCCAAGAGATTAAGTGGAAAATGAATCAGCATCCAATGCCTTATTCTTTTGATAAATATCAAAACCTTTTTTTTGCAGGAGATTGGTGTGAAGGAGATGGTCAATTATCCGAATTGTCTTTTTCCAGCGCCTATCATTCATGCTACTTATTGCTGCAAAAAGAATACGAAAAAGTATAA